Proteins from one Mesotoga infera genomic window:
- the rbsK gene encoding ribokinase, which yields MIAVIGSSNVDMVINVDKFTMPGQTQKGLELSYYPGGKGANQAVTAKSLGGDVFFLTCLGNDGNAQMMKRELEAIDLGHGIRLVDSPNGVALIEVARSGENRIIVYPGANSRLSPEIIDDSRESLLKADILLLQNEIPFKSSLYAAKLFYKAGKTVIFDPAPSSNIDKSILQYVDIITPNETEMAELTGPSLCIEEAAAKLLEMGCENVLLKRGEKGVLFTGRSRSLVVPTFRVKAVDSTAAGDVFNGAFACSLDRGLDLHFSLKYACAAAALSVTKRGAQRSIPRSEDIESLLFE from the coding sequence ATGATAGCAGTCATTGGAAGCAGTAACGTCGACATGGTAATAAACGTAGACAAATTCACTATGCCCGGCCAGACTCAGAAAGGTTTGGAACTTTCCTACTATCCAGGAGGCAAGGGCGCAAATCAGGCAGTAACAGCCAAATCGCTTGGTGGGGACGTATTCTTCCTGACCTGCCTGGGAAACGATGGAAATGCCCAGATGATGAAGAGAGAGCTTGAAGCTATTGATCTTGGGCACGGAATAAGACTTGTAGATTCTCCAAACGGAGTTGCATTGATAGAGGTTGCAAGATCAGGAGAAAACAGGATAATAGTATACCCGGGTGCAAACTCTCGACTGTCTCCAGAGATTATCGACGATTCAAGAGAGAGTTTGCTAAAGGCCGACATTCTTCTGCTACAAAATGAAATCCCCTTCAAATCGTCTCTATACGCAGCAAAACTCTTCTACAAAGCCGGAAAGACCGTTATCTTCGATCCTGCGCCATCAAGTAATATAGATAAATCGATTCTACAATACGTAGATATTATTACCCCGAACGAAACGGAGATGGCTGAGCTTACGGGACCGTCGCTCTGTATTGAAGAAGCCGCCGCGAAGCTTCTTGAAATGGGATGTGAGAATGTTCTGCTAAAGAGAGGGGAAAAAGGAGTTCTCTTCACAGGAAGGTCTAGAAGTCTAGTTGTTCCGACTTTCAGAGTAAAAGCTGTTGATTCAACCGCAGCTGGCGATGTCTTCAATGGCGCCTTCGCCTGCTCGCTTGACAGAGGACTGGATCTTCACTTTTCTCTCAAGTACGCCTGTGCAGCCGCGGCTTTATCTGTTACCAAAAGGGGAGCCCAGAGGTCAATTCCAAGAAGTGAGGATATTGAAAGTCTCCTTTTTGAATGA
- a CDS encoding D-ribose ABC transporter substrate-binding protein — protein sequence MKKLLVITFVLVVASAFLFGATYRIGLSLSTLNNPFFVTLRDGALEAAAGLGIEVIVADGRDNPAKQLSDIEDFVQQKLNLIIINPTDSDAIVTAVEEANKAGIPVITVDRGANGGKVIAHIASDNVAGGMMAGEYVAMLLNGKGNVVELEGIVGTSAARDRGQGFGAAISKYPGIKIVAKQVANFNRAEGLVVIENILQANPNIDAVFAHNDEMALGAIEAIKAAGLLDKIKVVGFDAIDDAVAAVNAGEMAATVAQQPFVMGQLAVVKAFEYLTIGTIYIPVDLQLVTLK from the coding sequence ATGAAGAAACTACTTGTAATTACCTTTGTTCTGGTAGTAGCGTCAGCATTTCTCTTTGGAGCAACGTACAGAATTGGACTCTCTCTATCCACTCTCAACAATCCGTTCTTTGTAACACTTAGAGACGGAGCTCTTGAAGCAGCGGCCGGTCTAGGAATAGAAGTTATCGTAGCCGATGGTCGCGATAACCCTGCAAAGCAGCTAAGCGATATCGAAGACTTTGTGCAACAGAAACTGAATCTAATAATCATTAACCCTACTGACAGCGATGCTATCGTCACTGCAGTAGAGGAAGCTAACAAGGCTGGGATTCCTGTAATAACGGTTGACAGAGGAGCTAATGGCGGAAAAGTAATTGCGCATATTGCTTCGGATAATGTTGCGGGCGGCATGATGGCCGGTGAGTACGTTGCAATGCTACTCAATGGAAAGGGGAACGTAGTTGAACTTGAAGGAATCGTTGGAACATCGGCTGCGCGAGACCGTGGTCAGGGCTTTGGTGCAGCTATTTCAAAATACCCGGGCATCAAGATAGTTGCAAAACAGGTTGCAAACTTCAACAGAGCCGAAGGACTTGTAGTAATAGAGAACATCCTTCAGGCGAATCCAAATATCGACGCTGTGTTTGCTCACAATGACGAGATGGCTCTTGGAGCAATCGAAGCCATAAAAGCCGCTGGTCTTCTAGACAAGATCAAAGTCGTAGGTTTCGATGCCATTGATGATGCCGTTGCGGCCGTAAATGCAGGCGAAATGGCTGCTACTGTTGCTCAGCAACCATTTGTTATGGGCCAACTTGCCGTTGTCAAAGCGTTCGAGTATCTGACTATCGGTACGATTTATATCCCCGTAGATCTCCAGTTGGTAACGCTGAAGTAA